ATCCCGATGAGGGCAGGCCTGCACGAGTTGCGTGTGAgtttcaaaacaagcaaacaaaaccTGCGCCACCTGCGCCACACGGCGCAGTTAATCCGCCCGGCGACGCATGCGCCGGTGGGACTCGAGGACCAGCCGTCCTGAGCCGTCTGCTCGCTGGGCCCGCGGCGGCAGTTAGAGTTCCGGATCTGGGGCTGTGCGCGTGAAAGCGGAAGCGCGATGTGCGGGGCGGCGTTAATCGGGCTGTCGCGCAAAGGCATGGGCCGGTAACGCCGACAGACTGGACCGGGCCCCGCCCGTCCCTTGGTCGTCCGTCCTCCCACGAAGAAGTGACGCGCGCGCGCCTGGCCCAGCCCCAGCCCCAGCTCAGTTTAGTTGGTGTCGTGCAGCCGCCATCAATTCCTCACCTAGTCCTAAAAAtagttctcaaaaaaaaaacctaGTCCTAAAAATCAATTATCTCTAATGATTTAGCCATGGATTTAGCATGCAATAAATTAATTATCTCTACCGATTGTATAGCTACGGTGAACCACCTGAAGGAGGAGTACCTGGGGAGCTCAGCAGTATTGATTGAGGAGATCAAATGAGATGACTTTCTTTGCCTTCAGTGAAAGTGATCCATGAGGAGAGACATCTGAATGTAGAGGAGCATCTTCAAtaaatgatgcattttacatcaTTAAATTGTGATTGGAGTTAAATATAAATCACCAAAAAGTGGTCTTTTTCACGAAAATCTGCTTCTGAGCTCGGGCTCAGATGATCCCACAATCCACACCGATGGTTTGCATCAAGATTTGTGCGTCTTTCTGTATTTTTCGGTCGTATATCTCGTTCTGTGGCGCGGTGGACTGGAGCATTTATTGTTACGCAGGGTTTCAACACCGTCGCGGGACAGATAGAGGATGGATGGCTCGTCATCTTATCCAAGCTAACGTCGTCGCGGGACAGGTCTATGAAGGATGGCTCGGCACCTTTTCCTGAGCCACATGGCGCTTTTATTCCGCAGTGACTAACTGGGTTTGAAATTTGAATCGTCAAGTTGCGTGGGGCAGCAACCACGCGGTCGATGCACACATGCTGTCCAAGTGTTGGTACGTCAGTTGCGAATACACCCAAGGCAGTAAAGCTTGAGCAAGGGAAAAAACAAACGCCTCAATTTGAAACCACGTTGTTGTTTTCCAGACAACACCAACTGGTCATTCAGTTCTACCCTCCCCTTCATCGCTCGTTGGTTGTATACGTTTTCAGTGACGACAAGGAATAGCAAGTTCAGATCATCCCTTCACAATTCAGAGAACCATAACCATAAACCACAACATCAGCAAGAAATAATGCTTACGAATTTGTTCACTCAAAGCTAATCAGTATCCGTGCTCACGGAGACAAAAGATCAATTCAATGGGTGCAACCACTGTAACTTTAATTTTAGCATTCAAATTGTTCAGACATCCATAAAAATTATACATGGCCAAGGATAGACATGCTGTGAAATTTTCTTCAGTTATCAAATTGTGCAGACAACCATAAACATTTCAAGAACACAAACGGTTACGATTTCTTATCATATCATACAGTCATATCATACAGCCAGGAGTAAAATTCAGTTTAGCTAACAAATTGTTCAGAAAAGCATATAACCTTACATGTGCTCAACGACACAACTCTGCGTCGTTTCAAATAAGGACATCACAACTCTGCGGTTCCTTCTACCAGTAGGCGGCCAAATTTCTCAAACATATTCCTAGTATATATTTTGCTGGCATGGCGCTCTATCGCAAGGTTAGTCCGCCGCACGACGCCGCCCTGCCAAAACAAAAACATTCACAGAGACGAAATCAGTTCATAAGCACAAACTGTTAAAAATCAGGAATCTTAGTTTTTGAATGGCAGCAATGTATTTACAATCATTGTCCTCTTTTCCTCATAGCTTTCATCGCGCTTCCGGTCAAATTGAAGTCTCATGTATTGTCAGACGAAAACATGCATTGGGCTTGCAGGGGGCATGTCCGTTTTCAGCATGTGGTTTGCACTCTCACTCCTCTGTGTACTCGTCATTTTCGCACAAAACACATCTCTGAAATATGGTTTCGCCCATTTATGTCTTGTCTCATATAGTTGGGTCATATAGTTATGCCCCCTCAAATTGTATTTATCAAGCAGCGCATCCCACGCTGATTCAAATTCTTCCTCAGTTAGCATGTGGTTAACAACTTTGTGAAATTCAGCTTGAAAATCACATTTTTTTGTGTAAAGCCACCCTAGTGTTTCTTTTGCCTTTTTCAGAACATGCCACTTGCACAAACGGTGGACAGTGTTCGGATAAATTTTCTTGATTGCAACCTCCATAGCCCTGCATTGGTCCGACAAAAAATCATGTTTAATCAGAAACACAAATGATGACCTTTTTGCTTTCAGCTTTTTACTTTCGTAAATGATGTGACTGTCCTGTGCATTCGGAGGGGAACTCTTACAAACAAGGAACTGAAAGCACTTTTATGTGTTCAATCATTCACCTGTTAGTATTGTTTTAGGTGCAGGTCCGCCCATCATGCGAATGAATTCTGAAAACACCCATTCAAAGCTCTCTTCTTGCTCGTCACGCATCAGCACGCCAGCCAGGATGATACTCTGGTAGTGATTGTTAACTCCGACAAATAAACATAATGGCATGTTGTACAAATTTGTCCTGTATGTGGTGTCGAATGTGACCACGTCGCCAAAGAACCTGTACTGCATCCTTCTGCTCCCATTAGCCCACATGAGATTCTTCACCTTGCTGTCTTTCTCGGCAAGCACCACATAGGAGAAACCAGGGTCACTCGACCAGATGTCGGCAAACACCTGCAGTGTCTTCCGTAATTCATCTTCAGCCTGTTCACGACTAATCTTCCCACAAATGTTCCTGAGTGTCCTTTTCGTGAAGGGCACCTTCTCAACTGAACCAAAGAAGATTCCAATTATGTTGTATACCTTGCCAAGGTTGATGTTGTTCTCCCTCAACTATCTTATCAAATCCTTGGTATACACGTCTATGTGTTTATGAGACGGCCAATGCACTTTCTCTCCCATTGTAAGCGACATCGAATGATTGTGGCTCGCCTGGTGCTCTGTTATGTACCAACTGTTGTCTGATGCACATAGCAGCCTGATCAGAGCTGGGCACTTGCACCTATAGGACCTGCTGTTTTCAGCGTCTGGTTTCCCCTGCATATCATACATCAATGGAAGTCAACAAAAAGAACCCAGCAATTTGATCTGTACAACCAAATTCAGTACATGTGTCATTTCTTTTTATCTGAATCGAAATGCTCACTCACCGAACACCCACAAACTATCTCCTGCATGCTTTTTGTCCTCTCGGCATTGAGCCTGCTTTTCCCATATCTTATGCCAAACCCGATTTCCCACAAATACAAGTTATAGAAATCGTACGCCTCCCCTAGCGAGTCAAAACTAAGACCTAGCTCAGGTCGGACCACACTCTTGTCTGGTTGCTCATCATATTTACGTATTGACAACTCGAGGGCGCTCATCCTTGATGGACAGGGCACACGGTCCGGTGGCGCACTCCCCAAACGAAGCCTGTGGTGAGTTGCAAAATGCACAATTTAAATGTTCATTATATAGAAAACTAACCCAAATCTGATTACTACAAATTCTGGATTTTATTATATCACTGCTTTTTGACAGAATTCCTTCAAGAACATTTGTTCCAACCGCATTTATCCCCATACGGTCTTGCAAATAGAGGAATAGCATCTTCGATGGGCCATCATACTTTTCTGTTTTTGCAGAACCGCACAAACTAAATTCTGTACATACAGGAAAAACTATAAAAAACCATTTGAGAGTTGATAATCGTACCAGCAATTTTTCCAGTTCTAAGTTTTCTTGTTAGAGGTTTGGTGTAACCAGTACTTTCCCCCAAATGGAGAAACAAGCTTTTGTTCATGTGAACATTGAACCACAGATCAAACGTAGGTACTCTTGTAACAGCAAAAACAGAAACTAGAGATGGTTGTTCTCTGAGCTTCACCTCTTAGTCCAGCCGGGGCCTGTGGATTGACTCTGCCCGATGATTGGGCAGACCTCGTCGAAGATTCATCACGTCTACGGGGGGCACCTACTTCAGCGTCAGTTAGCACACCTCCGCACACCATCTCAGCTACCCCAGAATCAACGTCTGCCTGACCAATCTCCGGACTCGCAGCCCCCTTATCCAGAAGGTACATGAGCAAGACTGGATCCGGATGGTCAACATTATCTGCATACTCCTCCCGCACTGGGAACCTGCATAGAAAACGGCGAATCAGCCGCATGAAGATTTGCTCTCCAACGCAGATCAAGCTTATCGAATCTTTTCTAACAGGAGAAATTCGGCACAGATCTGGACTAGAACGAACCTGTCGACCACATCCAGTAGGAATTCCATTCCCTCAGTGTCCATCCGCAGCTAGGCCAACGGTGAAGCAAAAGCGACAGAACCCGCGCGGCACCACGCTAAAGCGGCCCCGGTGACCTCTCCTGTGTACTCCCTCCTTACCAGTTTATAAGGCTTATTTCAAAATCGCCAGATTTCCAAAACATAAGGCTCAATTCGTGGTCCACTCGGTTAAAGCGCTGCGGTCGTTTCGATCCCTACGCTCGCAATTAATTCGCTGGCTGTTGTTCTCGTACGAAGAGAAGTGGCCGTTActcctttcctctccctcgctgcaTGCCTGCATGCATGCACCACCCACTTCTTTAAAACGACTCGAAGCACTCGTGTTCTTTCACCCACCCTCCTGTACTCTTTTCATCCACATACGAAACGAGAGCAGCAAAGCGATGTCAGATTGGATTCCGGAAAGAAGATGGAGATGTGGGAGAAGAATGGTGTGGCTAAACTTGCTTGCTGCCCACCACTTTATACTGCAGTGCATGTACGATTTGCTACGGCGGGAGAGGCAGTGTTCGAGTTCGCGGCGCCAACGCTGAAAAACCAAAAATTGAGCTAATGGCACTAGAGGATTTTGGCGGTGCTTTTTTCATTTGTTGTTTGGCGCCGTGCATGCAAACCATGAAAATGAAACTGGCCTATGCATGCGCCATgcagatgagagagagagaggtgggagaGACTGCGCGCACGGGCCGGTTTAGTTTTGAGGTCGGGCGGGAGAGAGCGCGCGCATGCAGCCGTTAGCGCGCAGCATAGAGCACGCGGGCGCTGGAGTTATTGCATCGGGAGTCGAACGGGCTGAGAATTAATACTGCGGCGCGTACAGTTTTCGCGAAGAAAAGGAAGAAGGCTCATTGGACACTTTCTAAACCAGCTTAATTCATCCCAGCCAATAGACATttcccttggttggtgagatttcagATATGAGCCTTATAAACTGGTaacgagggagtatttgtcttcgaCGGCGGCGAGAGGCCTCTAGAATGAGCCGGAAGCGGCTCAGACACCGAACCCTGTCCTGGATTCCTTATCTGTTCCAGGCCCAGACAAAAAAAGCTGACGTCTAGTCCCACGGCCCACTCTGAAATGCACGGTCCTGGTCCACGGCCCATTCCGCTTAACCGCGACGCCAGTCTGGCAGCGACGGGCCAGCCCCACTTACGGGCTACTGTTTCATACTGTATTGGGTGTTTTCCTCCTTTTACCAACGCTCGCACAGGAGACGCCAGCTGGCTTTGTTCGAATCCCAAGTCTGGAACGGACGACGTAGATTATGGGTGCAGCTGAGCCCGAGCTCCAAATCGACGCACTCTCTTTTTCATGACTAAATCTTCAACTACAACCGACGATGTAAAACACATCACCAATAGCTAGTGCTTCAAAAGGTGATGTAAAATACACGAGCTCCACAACAGTCGCTCCACGGCCAACGACAGGACGGGAGGTGGTGTGGGAGGAGGCACGGCAGCAACAACAGTTGCACATGAAGCAGCAGCTACCGGCGACACCGATGAGGAAGCGACAACAGCAACCGCCATGGGACCTTCGTCCTCTTCGCTCGGGACAAAAATGCGGCAGGGTCGAGCGACAGCTGCTTTGAGCCACCACCTCGTGGTTGGTCACGCCTGCCTTCTTCCTCGTTGGCGGTTCCATTtcggaggcgacggcggcggggactGCAAATCCTTCGCGCTGATTTGGGAAATGCATGGCGGCGATGGCTAGATCGACGACAGAAACGGAGGCGGCCATCGCGAGGAGCGTCAGAGTTGCTTTGGTGTCCGTTGGGTCAGAGGAAGCATGCATTGGACTAGCGGCAGNNNNNNNNNNNNNNNNNNNNNNNNNNNNNNNNNNNNNNNNNNNNNNNNNNNNNNNNNNNNNNNNNNNNNNNNNNNNNNNNNNNNNNNNNNNNNNNNNNNNNNNNNNNNNNNNNNNNNNNNNNNNNNNNNNNNNNNNNNNNNNNNNNNNNNNNNNNNNNNNNNNNNNNNNNNNNNNNNNNNNNNNNNNNNNNNNNNNNNNNNNNNNNNNNNNNNNNNNNNNNNNNNNNNNNNNNNNNNNNNNNNNNNNNNNNNNNNNNNNNNNNNNNNTCGAGATTTACTCGAACAACTGTTGCATCACCAAGTGATCTACTTTGCATCTAGAGAAAACTTGAAGTAATGTTTTTTACATCTACATTACACGCTGGAGCACCGTTTTTGTCCATGATGATGTAAAAGGCGTATTTCTATAAGGGCAAtgataggcgccggtgcgccgacccaaatttgggccggtcgctGCCCTATCGTTCGATTTGCCCTGTTACGACCGTCATATCGgatccttctccttcctcccttcTGTCAAAGCGCGTGATTTGGAAGCAAAACAGAAATCCCTCGTGTTCGCCGGCCGCCGCGTTCGTCCTCCTTGCAACCCACGCTCGCCGGCGACCCCAAGCCACCCATGCCCGCCGTTTTGCCGCTCCTGCTCGCCAACCACCCGTGTCGACCACGCTCGTCCCCAGTGGGTGACTGCAGCTCACCCACCGGCCGGTTCCAGCTCGCTCCCATTGTGGTTGCAGCATCTCCACGCATCACCGCCTCCGCTCGTCGCCGTCGTCCGCTCAGACCATCGTGTTCCCTTGCAAAAAAGAAAATCTCAGCCAAAGCAAAAAATCTATTGATTTTGCCGGCAGTAGCAAAAACACATGCGGGTTGTAGCAAAAATTATCCATGTTTCCAGCAAAAACACATTGCCGCCGCCGGTCATAGCAAGAACTCTCACCTGGCCATGCAGCAAAAAATCTTGCCGGTTCCAGCAATTTTTTTTGCCAGTTCCAGCAAAAACGAACTCGACGTTGTCCGGTTCCCGCACCCGCCAAAAGTAGTTGCAGCTTTTCTGCCGTCTGGTTCCAGCAATAAAAATCTCTAGTTGCAGCATCAGAGCTCGTCGTCTTCACCGCCGGCCGTGCTGGTTGCAGCACGCGTGGAGCCGTGGACTCTGGTTCCAGCATCTCCAGagccccccctcccctccccccggtCTCCCCCGCCAGTAGCTGCTGGTTGCAACAAACAATGGCCGCCGGTGAGGGGAGCTAGTGGTGGTTCGTGAGCAACATAGAGGAGAGAAAATCGTGGTTCTGGAGAGCAGAGGATGCCGCGGCTGGAGGTTGAAGAAAAGCCAAAAGGAAGGCGAGGGAAAGGATAAGAATAGGAGTGGGGGGCGGTTGTGTgaggtccaccatgtacacatatcTTATGCGGGGGTTTgtttcgtggacgttggagccagcGTGGCTCGCGAGCCGGCCGAAAGTTCGGCCGGTCTGCCAGCTCGCAACGTTTacctttctactccctccgtcccaaaattcttgtcttaaatttgtctagatacagatgtatctaatactaaaacgtgacttgatacatccgtatttagacaaaaccaagacaagaattttgggacggaagaGGTATAATATATATACATCATCTATTATCTATCGGAGATGCTCTTAACAAAGGCAGCGAGCCGATAGGGCTAGATTATGGCCGACATGTTTGGCTTTCTATTTGGGCAGAGATTATTTGTATCCCTGAGTTAATGAAAGTGTTTTCATTGCTAAAAAGGAATTATCCCTAAAAATTCTCTCTCTGTAGAAAAAACTAGTCCTGAAAAATAATATCAATTCCTCACCAGGTAAAGTTTATGCGTAACAAGTACTACTTCCTATTAACGGACGTGTGATCTACACcgcaaaaaatatattaaaaaaatcaGTGTGATCTCGGCGTTTTGGTGGCCAGCGAGAGTGCTGCGCCGGTTGAGTAATGGAATCATTATGTTCCAGTTCAAAAAGAAAGAAGTGTGATCTCGGCGTTGCCGTTGTGCCGTGCGATTCGATTCGCGCCCATCCAATCCAGGCAGGCCGGCCCAGGTTCCCTCCTCCTCGGCGACTCCGCCGCGCGCCGGCGCACAAGTCCAGTCCCCGCGGGCTCGGTTCCGCTGCAGCCATACTCGAGAGCATGGTTCCTGCAGCCATGGCGGTCTCCGCCCCGTTCTGCCACGGCGTCCTGCCCTTCCCGGCCGCAGCCAGGGgctcctcggcgcgctcccgagggGGGAGGCTGGGCCTCGCCGAAGGCTGCTGCTCCGGCCCTATCGCCGCCGCGGCCCCAGTCACAGGTGCCGCCCGCGTCGGCAGGAGGTACTCTCGAGTCTCGACTCGCGAATCTTAATTGCTGTGGTTATTATAGTTTTATTCAGAGGCCGTGCCAACAATTTCAATCAGTCTCAGCTACGAAGAGATGCGTCAGTGACTAGTAGTAATTTGAAGTAACTAAAGCTTATGAATCATGATGAATTTACAGTCTAGGTAGCTCCAAATAATTTGTGTAATCATAGGCTTGCCGTCTGCATTACCACCTGGACCGAAGCTGTGAGCACTGCTGTAGCATGTCTGCCTTTTTATCGTGGCGAATGACATTCTCTGTATTCAACAGGTGTGAGCTCTTTGATCTCCATCGGCAGATAGTTCCTTATGTTGATTCGTGGGGTTGGCAGAAGTCCATTGTTGAGAGGAGGAAAGCGTTGGTAGGCATAGACACCGACACAGATGAAGATCACTCGGACACCTTAATCGCACTGCAACATCCACCGGTCTATACATTGGGCAACGGCAACGACGAGAAGTACCTCAATTTCAATATAGAAGATTCTCCTATTGAGATTCATCGTATTGATCGTGCTGGGCAGGTGACATATCATGGTCCTGGACAGGTATTTGTTACTTATATTTACAATTTCAATAAGAAAAAAGTTGTATCATGGGTTTGACAGTGTAGTTCACATTGTTTTACTTGTGCTCGGCATTGTTCCCAATTTAGTTTTCTGCTTCAAGGTAGTTAAATCTGAAATAAACCTAAGCTTCAAAGGGAAGTAAATAATGAACAAATAAGGTTTTCCATAACCTTTTTGGTTAGAATCAACTTGTGAACATTCTCAAATAAGAACAAACTTCCTGACTTTTGAAAtattgaatacaaaatctcagttaTTCATGCTTTTTGTAGCTTAACACTATATTTTCTTACAGTCAATTCTTTTGCTTGCTTAGCTTGTTCTGTACCCGATTATCAATTTGCGGTATCAGAAGAAGGATCTTGTCTGGTACCAAAGATCACTTGAAGGTGTGATCATTCGTGCCCTTCAGTCTGCATTCTCTATTAAGGCATCAAGAATAGAAGGCCTCACTGGTGTCTGGGTTGGTATGTTATTATCCTTTTGGATACTGCAAAGTGTTTTATCATGTTTATTACGTATCTTTCTTAACTTGTACACTCTGTTTCCTCTCCAGGTGAGCAGAAAGTTGCAGCTATTGGAATTATGTGTGCAAGATGGATAGTATATCATGGTCTAGCGCTAAATGTCACAACTGACCTAACCCCTTTTCAACACATTGTTCCCTGCGGCATAAAGGGCCGTGGTGTTGGTAGCATTAAGCAGATATTACAGAAGGCTTCCAATGGTACAGAACTTAATGATGCAGAGCTAATGGATATAGCTTATGAATCATTGATCAAAGAGTTTGCtgagtttttccagctctctctggAACCCAGCCCTGATTTGCGTCTTTAGCTAGATAAGACAATCGATCAACTGCAGAATGTTTTATTAGATCATCGAAAGTGACTTCGGCGAAGAAGCCAGAAACAAATACAGAGCAGATAGCAGAGGCAAGCTTTTATTCAAAACTGCAGTCTCATTCAGTCCAGTAGTTGCAAAACTAGTGATCCTTGCGCAAGAACTCAAGCTTTTCCTCCACCTGCAAGTACAGCCCCGGGAACCATTCTCAGTAAATCTGTCTTGCGATTCTGGACAGATGAAAAAGATTCAAGCAAAAGCACGTCACCTTCTTTGGTGTTCGAGGACGACCCTTCTGTGTCAACACCCGGCCACGCCTTGCAGGTGCAGTGCTTTCCTTTCTCGATGTCTTCGTAGACGGAAGCGACATGCTTGCCGCACCCCTTCCAGGTGATCTTGCCGCATTTGTCGCACTCCACCTTGTAGCACATCCTGTATTCTTCTTCTTCAGTTGA
Above is a window of Triticum dicoccoides isolate Atlit2015 ecotype Zavitan chromosome 5B, WEW_v2.0, whole genome shotgun sequence DNA encoding:
- the LOC119307552 gene encoding octanoyltransferase LIP2p2, chloroplastic-like, which translates into the protein MVPAAMAVSAPFCHGVLPFPAAARGSSARSRGGRLGLAEGCCSGPIAAAAPVTGAARVGRRCELFDLHRQIVPYVDSWGWQKSIVERRKALVGIDTDTDEDHSDTLIALQHPPVYTLGNGNDEKYLNFNIEDSPIEIHRIDRAGQVTYHGPGQLVLYPIINLRYQKKDLVWYQRSLEGVIIRALQSAFSIKASRIEGLTGVWVGEQKVAAIGIMCARWIVYHGLALNVTTDLTPFQHIVPCGIKGRGVGSIKQILQKASNGTELNDAELMDIAYESLIKEFAEFFQLSLEPSPDLRL